A region of Malaciobacter marinus DNA encodes the following proteins:
- a CDS encoding DNA methyltransferase: MNNIKTIKIEQVKIGERVTSLDTKTVELIKKSINENGQYNPISLNLIDGEYVLISGYHRLIAHKELGLTEIEASVYTDLSKEKVEIIELEENIIRKHFDHFELGKLIEKYDKLCSNTSKTKKAKAKNEEIKDKTGVQPREIQRSRKLWNELSKNKSLIEHLETKTEPLVNEDLKKLASFSKENQEIIINLTKDLLNKKTLKNAILKVEHTIEEKIEQSRKQNLRKLTSNVCFKGDSLEILKSIPKNHFSHCITDIPYGISVKKEMGKNTTSCKSEEWDKDIPPLELFNEIYRTLKPGGFFVTTFSPRSDLILNLHDKLKEVGFNIKFNQLYWVHDPNLPRSYWMEDKQKSKVKEDEDNVDKSSNFKGEKTPHIASSVEPIIIVQKPFEDSIYEHATKALNDDTLSKGTINIEETKVNNKQVQQLISIEEINEFIGKRFSIKNWSQQIFGNMIFTSKPNEEKNYNYKGEEIKSKNVNSKKANDHASVKPVALFAYLLKLFNTDKDGIILEPFAGSGTTLISSKLLKMNYFGIEQDDGYYEIIKQRLIQDKSYTNDDLKSNFFNN; the protein is encoded by the coding sequence ATGAATAACATTAAGACAATAAAAATTGAACAAGTAAAAATTGGTGAGAGAGTAACTTCTTTAGATACAAAAACTGTGGAACTAATAAAAAAATCTATTAATGAAAATGGACAATATAATCCTATTTCATTAAATTTGATTGATGGTGAATATGTCCTTATTTCTGGTTATCATAGATTGATAGCTCATAAAGAATTAGGTCTTACAGAAATTGAAGCTTCTGTTTATACAGATTTATCAAAAGAAAAAGTTGAGATAATTGAACTAGAAGAAAATATTATCAGAAAACATTTTGATCACTTTGAATTAGGAAAACTAATTGAAAAGTATGATAAGTTATGTTCAAACACTTCAAAAACAAAAAAGGCAAAAGCTAAAAATGAAGAGATTAAAGACAAAACTGGTGTACAACCAAGAGAAATTCAAAGGTCAAGAAAACTTTGGAATGAGTTATCTAAAAATAAATCTTTAATTGAACATTTAGAAACAAAAACAGAACCTTTAGTTAATGAGGATTTGAAAAAGCTTGCTTCTTTTTCAAAAGAAAATCAAGAGATAATTATAAATCTAACCAAAGATTTACTTAATAAAAAAACTTTAAAAAATGCAATTCTTAAAGTAGAACATACAATTGAAGAGAAGATTGAACAGTCAAGGAAACAAAATCTAAGAAAACTTACTTCTAACGTATGTTTTAAGGGTGATTCACTTGAAATCTTAAAGTCAATTCCTAAAAATCACTTTTCACATTGTATTACTGACATTCCTTATGGTATTTCAGTAAAAAAAGAAATGGGGAAAAATACAACTTCTTGTAAAAGTGAAGAATGGGATAAAGATATACCTCCTTTAGAGTTATTTAATGAGATATACAGAACACTAAAGCCTGGTGGTTTTTTTGTAACTACATTTTCTCCAAGAAGCGATTTAATTTTAAATCTTCATGACAAACTTAAAGAAGTAGGTTTTAATATTAAGTTTAATCAACTTTATTGGGTTCATGATCCAAATCTTCCAAGAAGTTATTGGATGGAAGATAAACAAAAAAGTAAAGTTAAAGAAGATGAAGATAATGTTGATAAATCTTCTAACTTTAAAGGTGAAAAGACACCTCATATAGCATCATCAGTTGAGCCAATTATTATTGTACAAAAACCTTTTGAAGATTCAATTTATGAGCATGCTACAAAAGCTCTTAATGATGACACTTTATCAAAAGGGACAATTAATATAGAGGAAACTAAGGTTAATAACAAACAAGTTCAACAACTCATTTCTATTGAAGAAATAAATGAGTTTATTGGAAAAAGGTTTTCAATTAAAAATTGGAGCCAACAAATATTTGGTAATATGATTTTTACTTCTAAACCTAACGAAGAAAAAAATTATAATTACAAGGGTGAAGAAATTAAATCAAAGAATGTAAATTCTAAAAAGGCAAATGACCATGCAAGTGTAAAGCCAGTTGCACTATTTGCGTATTTACTAAAACTTTTTAACACAGATAAGGATGGAATAATATTAGAACCTTTTGCTGGTTCAGGTACAACTCTTATTTCATCAAAACTTCTCAAAATGAATTATTTTGGGATAGAACAAGATGATGGATATTATGAAATCATTAAACAGAGACTTATTCAAGATAAATCATATACAAATGATGATTTAAAATCTAACTTTTTTAACAACTAG
- a CDS encoding WYL domain-containing protein translates to MKKELEKEIRSIDFNEVEDEIERLSDKFNLSELQEEKLRQKVEEHIESLEKTCFKYKPKETNKSYILANAILEAMCINNDLNVFVDSSKFKIHQYYNEVSQEELVEKLFFKIKENKNDSTSKEALRLLKCLRLLNHKQPNYALFSKNWFKDSRYEIIDNNVLKFLTPSLLGYLGKHYDSTVSKYFENIDEVIKYIIKPSIYHNKLNFIEATIIDAINELDDLTIKIYNKDEEFSIYPMQIIYKKEGHNQYKVLRYEVDEDDLKHEIDFDKIERITLKDKTYSNYEVEESSTNQKYLFNPSYSMLSVESYKKNQPSKTVLLEIDTNIVEYFQVKPLSNMKLYVTEEEKQDFSKEYGLDTLPNKCYIFAEDDKEYIISTIFHTIEYVKILEPTELNEDIVERMKIFAKKNNIDLCKEDTPPKKPIEPSDLTSIKEETNEIKENNKDIVIDKSGKMEDIKNNDSEIKFNF, encoded by the coding sequence ATGAAAAAAGAACTAGAAAAAGAAATAAGAAGTATTGACTTCAATGAAGTTGAAGATGAAATTGAAAGATTAAGTGATAAATTTAATTTATCTGAACTTCAAGAAGAAAAATTAAGACAGAAAGTTGAAGAACATATAGAGTCTTTAGAAAAAACCTGCTTTAAATACAAACCAAAGGAGACTAATAAGTCTTATATTTTAGCTAACGCAATACTTGAAGCTATGTGTATAAATAATGATTTAAATGTATTTGTAGATTCTTCTAAATTCAAAATTCATCAATATTATAATGAAGTTTCTCAAGAGGAATTAGTTGAAAAACTGTTTTTTAAAATAAAAGAAAATAAGAATGACTCGACCTCAAAAGAAGCTTTACGTCTTTTAAAATGCTTGAGACTATTAAACCATAAACAGCCAAATTATGCATTGTTTTCAAAAAACTGGTTTAAAGATAGTAGATATGAGATTATAGATAACAATGTATTGAAATTTCTGACCCCTTCTTTATTAGGATATCTTGGAAAACATTATGATTCTACTGTATCTAAATATTTTGAGAATATTGATGAAGTTATTAAATATATAATAAAACCTTCAATCTATCATAATAAACTAAATTTTATAGAAGCTACAATTATTGATGCGATAAATGAATTAGATGATTTAACAATAAAAATATATAATAAGGATGAAGAATTTTCAATTTATCCAATGCAGATTATATATAAGAAAGAGGGACATAATCAATATAAAGTTTTAAGATATGAAGTAGATGAAGATGATTTAAAGCATGAAATTGACTTTGATAAAATTGAAAGAATTACATTAAAAGATAAAACTTATAGTAATTATGAAGTAGAAGAATCTTCCACTAATCAAAAATATTTATTTAATCCTAGTTACTCAATGCTTTCTGTTGAATCATATAAAAAGAATCAACCATCTAAAACAGTGTTATTAGAAATTGATACAAATATAGTTGAATATTTCCAAGTTAAACCATTATCAAATATGAAGTTATACGTTACAGAAGAAGAAAAGCAAGACTTTTCAAAAGAGTACGGTTTAGATACATTACCTAATAAATGCTATATTTTTGCAGAAGATGATAAAGAATATATAATATCAACTATTTTTCATACTATTGAATATGTAAAAATATTGGAGCCAACAGAATTAAATGAAGATATAGTTGAGCGAATGAAAATATTTGCTAAAAAGAATAATATAGATTTATGTAAAGAAGATACACCACCTAAGAAACCAATTGAACCATCAGATTTAACTTCTATTAAAGAAGAAACTAATGAAATAAAAGAGAATAATAAAGATATTGTAATTGATAAAAGTGGTAAAATGGAAGATATAAAAAATAATGATAGTGAGATAAAATTCAATTTTTAA
- a CDS encoding ArsR/SmtB family transcription factor: MSKPKNLTRSCCEGISHIPKIREVLPSQNTLVEISNVFKALSDPTRAKMLYALLDYEICVGEMANLLEIPQSHVSHQLRILKKYGIVDFEKDKKMSFYYIKDKYIKDLLKLILEEKD, from the coding sequence ATGAGTAAACCAAAAAATCTGACTAGGTCATGCTGTGAAGGTATAAGTCATATTCCTAAAATCAGAGAAGTCTTACCATCTCAAAATACTTTAGTTGAAATATCAAATGTCTTTAAAGCACTAAGTGACCCTACTCGTGCAAAAATGTTATATGCACTTTTAGATTATGAAATATGCGTAGGAGAGATGGCAAATCTTTTAGAAATACCCCAATCTCATGTATCACACCAACTAAGAATTTTAAAAAAGTATGGCATAGTCGATTTTGAAAAAGATAAAAAGATGTCGTTTTATTATATTAAAGATAAATACATTAAAGACCTTCTTAAGCTAATCTTAGAAGAAAAGGACTGA
- a CDS encoding heavy-metal-associated domain-containing protein codes for MKKTFKAQNIACSGCSNLIKSSLEDSFGTIEVNLDVEPKEVTVEIADDTKEATFKEEMKTLGFEIIEE; via the coding sequence ATGAAAAAAACATTTAAAGCACAAAATATAGCTTGTTCAGGTTGTTCAAACCTTATAAAATCATCACTAGAAGATAGTTTTGGAACTATTGAGGTTAATTTAGATGTTGAACCAAAAGAGGTTACTGTTGAGATTGCTGATGATACAAAAGAGGCAACTTTTAAGGAAGAGATGAAAACTCTTGGATTTGAGATTATAGAAGAGTAG
- a CDS encoding MarR family winged helix-turn-helix transcriptional regulator — translation MEDNNLDIKFLLLEKLNLIEELSFIEAKKHEFETNDIVTATRIITLIQNGIVTPSLLGKKLNISRQAIHKSINNLCEKGYLCLDDETSNKKNKQINITKKGNELLVCRKEVMNKVENTIKKNIGQEEFTKLKELLSKKWD, via the coding sequence ATGGAAGATAATAATTTAGATATTAAGTTTCTTCTTTTGGAAAAACTTAACTTAATTGAAGAGTTAAGTTTCATAGAAGCAAAAAAACATGAATTTGAAACAAACGATATAGTAACAGCTACAAGAATAATCACTCTTATTCAAAATGGTATAGTTACTCCTTCATTATTAGGTAAAAAACTAAATATAAGTAGACAAGCTATACATAAAAGTATTAATAATCTTTGTGAAAAAGGATACTTATGTTTAGATGATGAAACAAGTAATAAAAAAAACAAACAAATAAACATAACAAAAAAAGGAAATGAACTTCTAGTATGTAGAAAAGAAGTGATGAATAAAGTTGAAAATACCATTAAGAAAAACATTGGACAAGAAGAGTTTACAAAACTAAAAGAGCTACTAAGTAAGAAGTGGGATTAA
- a CDS encoding heavy metal translocating P-type ATPase, with protein sequence MSKEKINLNISGMTCVNCSNGIENFLKRQDGVIDTKVSFASSEGEFTIDSKLYSKDKLVANIEKLGYKVEDDFEKLEQEQIRSFQKLKQLFTTSISLTIVIFALMFSNIFEDELNKKIIFIFATIVQFYCGGRFYNLAYKALSNKNFDMNVLVALGTSAAYFYSVFVLFAPWLFPENLRFIYFDGAAVIISFILLGRYLEERSKQKASDFLKKLMNLAPQEANLIQEDGNIKTVLANSLEVGNKVLIKSGEKIPIDGKIIEGKADIDTSMITGESMPVFKELGEEVLSGTLNTNGVIKIEVLTKSKDTTLSKIIQLLKSAQSKQIPISRFADKVANIFVPSVIAIATLTFVVWSLLGDMQTAILASISVLIISCPCALGLATPIAIVSSVSRGAKEGLLIKNPEVLEIIKDIKYAVFDKTGTLTKGEISVETTDIDEKYFNTIASVEKLSEHPISKAIVSYIENKEAVENIEIEDVEIIAGKGIKAKVEGKLVLLGNEKLLSEHDISILDKHKKFYEEQLNKSNGAILASIDKETIGSFSLVDKLKDDAKELIANIKKRGITPILLTGDNKITASKIASKLDIKEVYSEVIPTQKYDVILKLQEKAKVMFVGDGINDAPSIKQADIGVTLNSGSDISKDAGDIILVNNELSSVEKSIKLSVESIKIIKQNLFWAFAYNSLGIPLAAGVLYPTFGLMLSPMYAGIAMSFSSVAVVLNSLRLKVKKF encoded by the coding sequence ATGTCAAAAGAGAAAATAAATTTAAATATTTCAGGTATGACTTGTGTAAATTGTTCAAATGGAATTGAAAATTTTTTAAAAAGGCAAGATGGAGTTATTGATACAAAAGTAAGTTTTGCTTCAAGTGAAGGTGAGTTTACTATTGATTCAAAACTATATTCAAAAGATAAACTCGTTGCAAATATTGAAAAACTTGGATACAAAGTTGAAGATGATTTTGAAAAATTAGAGCAAGAACAAATAAGAAGTTTTCAAAAATTAAAACAACTATTTACTACTTCTATATCATTAACTATTGTTATTTTTGCACTGATGTTTTCAAATATTTTTGAAGATGAATTAAATAAAAAAATCATATTTATATTTGCTACAATTGTTCAGTTTTATTGTGGTGGAAGATTTTATAATCTTGCATACAAAGCATTAAGCAATAAAAACTTTGATATGAATGTATTAGTAGCTTTAGGTACAAGTGCTGCTTACTTTTATTCGGTTTTTGTTCTTTTTGCACCGTGGCTTTTCCCAGAAAACTTAAGATTTATATATTTTGATGGGGCTGCTGTTATTATTAGTTTTATTCTTCTTGGAAGATATCTTGAAGAGCGTTCAAAACAAAAAGCAAGTGACTTTTTAAAAAAACTAATGAACCTAGCTCCACAAGAAGCTAATCTTATACAAGAAGATGGAAATATCAAAACTGTTTTAGCAAATAGCTTAGAAGTTGGAAATAAAGTTTTAATCAAATCAGGTGAAAAAATCCCAATTGATGGAAAAATCATAGAGGGTAAAGCAGATATTGATACATCTATGATTACGGGTGAATCTATGCCTGTATTTAAAGAGTTAGGAGAAGAAGTACTATCAGGAACACTGAATACAAATGGTGTAATAAAAATAGAAGTTCTAACAAAATCAAAAGATACTACACTATCTAAGATTATTCAACTTCTAAAAAGTGCACAAAGCAAACAAATTCCAATAAGTAGATTTGCAGATAAAGTTGCAAATATTTTTGTTCCAAGTGTTATTGCTATTGCTACTCTTACTTTTGTTGTATGGTCACTTTTAGGAGATATGCAAACTGCAATATTAGCTTCAATTAGTGTTTTAATTATCTCTTGCCCTTGTGCTTTAGGACTTGCAACACCAATTGCTATTGTAAGCTCAGTAAGTAGAGGTGCAAAAGAAGGACTTCTAATAAAAAACCCAGAAGTTTTAGAGATAATAAAAGATATAAAATATGCGGTTTTTGATAAAACAGGAACTTTAACAAAGGGTGAAATAAGTGTTGAAACTACTGATATTGATGAAAAATATTTCAATACAATAGCTTCTGTTGAAAAGTTAAGTGAGCACCCTATTTCAAAAGCTATTGTTTCTTATATTGAAAATAAAGAAGCAGTTGAAAATATAGAGATTGAAGATGTTGAAATAATTGCTGGTAAAGGTATCAAAGCAAAAGTTGAAGGAAAACTTGTTTTATTAGGAAATGAAAAACTTCTAAGTGAGCATGATATATCTATACTTGATAAACATAAAAAGTTTTATGAAGAGCAACTAAATAAATCAAATGGTGCAATATTAGCCTCAATTGATAAGGAAACTATTGGTTCATTCTCTTTAGTTGATAAACTAAAAGATGACGCAAAAGAGCTTATTGCAAATATTAAAAAAAGAGGTATAACTCCTATTTTACTTACAGGTGACAACAAAATCACTGCTTCAAAAATAGCTTCAAAACTAGATATAAAAGAGGTTTATAGTGAAGTTATTCCTACGCAAAAATATGATGTAATTTTAAAACTTCAAGAAAAAGCAAAAGTTATGTTTGTAGGAGATGGGATAAATGACGCTCCTTCAATCAAACAAGCAGATATTGGAGTTACTTTAAACTCTGGTTCTGATATTAGTAAGGATGCTGGAGATATTATCTTAGTAAATAATGAACTTTCATCTGTTGAAAAGAGTATAAAATTATCAGTTGAGAGTATAAAGATTATAAAACAAAACCTTTTTTGGGCATTTGCTTATAATTCATTAGGAATTCCACTTGCAGCTGGTGTTTTATATCCAACATTTGGACTTATGTTAAGTCCTATGTACGCAGGAATTGCTATGAGTTTTAGTTCTGTTGCAGTTGTATTAAATTCACTTAGATTAAAAGTTAAAAAGTTTTAA
- a CDS encoding tyrosine-type recombinase/integrase: MSNRIKGDGVFKIRKNVIYVHGSVNGKFHRKSTGKKLTPATKQWMKKANPLDVLSKLLDTDRNEVTTNNFEKFGYMILEVTSSRRQQASQNELEGLFKNRVLPSFKGLKIEDIKPLDIVNLLERQKKEVCNDRVKRIKNLLNIIFDYAYDNELIERNPVQTRSVKAVDLSYNPKKTEAYSTEEIRVILKNAKGWFKIFLELSFKLGLRTGECMALKWSDINFETEKLSLQRSITRGVITEQNENSTSNKNHFRTIQLLPDLVKLLKIYYEVRPSNEWLFINKDGRYYRESKTIVDYHLKPLLKSIGVKYKTLYATRRSYASVMSFGGENLEDIQKIMGHSKGSKITEKHYIDPRILKLEHDKLNAQKQQEIFNMMVEVEDKVSQSKPA, encoded by the coding sequence ATGAGTAATAGAATAAAAGGTGATGGGGTCTTTAAAATTAGAAAAAATGTTATCTATGTTCACGGTTCTGTAAATGGCAAATTTCATAGAAAATCTACAGGTAAAAAATTAACTCCTGCTACTAAACAATGGATGAAAAAAGCAAATCCATTAGATGTGTTATCAAAATTATTAGATACAGATAGAAATGAAGTCACGACAAATAACTTCGAAAAATTTGGATATATGATACTAGAAGTCACAAGTTCGAGAAGACAACAAGCTAGTCAAAATGAACTTGAAGGACTTTTTAAAAATAGAGTTCTACCAAGTTTTAAAGGTTTAAAAATAGAGGACATAAAGCCTCTTGATATTGTTAATTTACTTGAGAGACAAAAAAAAGAAGTTTGTAACGATAGAGTTAAAAGAATAAAGAATCTTTTAAACATAATTTTTGATTATGCCTATGATAATGAGTTAATCGAAAGAAATCCAGTGCAAACTAGAAGTGTCAAAGCTGTTGATTTATCTTATAATCCTAAAAAAACTGAGGCATACTCTACTGAAGAAATAAGAGTTATACTAAAAAATGCAAAAGGTTGGTTCAAAATATTTTTAGAACTATCTTTCAAGTTAGGATTAAGAACGGGGGAATGTATGGCTTTAAAATGGAGTGATATAAATTTTGAAACTGAAAAACTATCACTTCAAAGAAGTATTACAAGAGGTGTTATTACAGAACAGAATGAAAATTCAACAAGTAATAAAAACCATTTTAGAACCATTCAGCTATTACCAGATTTAGTGAAGTTATTAAAAATTTACTATGAAGTTAGACCTTCAAATGAATGGTTATTTATCAATAAAGATGGTAGATATTACAGAGAATCAAAAACTATAGTTGATTATCATTTAAAACCGTTACTAAAAAGTATAGGAGTGAAATATAAAACTCTATATGCAACAAGAAGGTCATATGCATCTGTAATGAGTTTTGGAGGTGAAAACCTTGAAGATATCCAAAAAATCATGGGACATTCAAAAGGTTCAAAGATAACAGAAAAACATTATATCGACCCTAGAATACTAAAACTAGAGCACGATAAATTAAATGCACAAAAACAACAAGAAATATTTAATATGATGGTTGAAGTTGAGGATAAAGTTTCTCAATCAAAACCAGCATAG
- a CDS encoding DNA cytosine methyltransferase — protein MKKKYTFIDLFAGAGGFAEGFYQEGYKALSHVEFDKYACDTLKERMRFYKYNENEIEKVKPTDITSENILKIIDDCVQDNDVDVIIGGPPCQSFSSQGKARDPHGMKKDPRNYLYENYIKVLNHYKPKFFVFENVSGILSTKVNGELIIHKIYEDMKKNYKIIEDKDKILLNAVDFGVPQERKRVILIGVRRDLNIDVNDVYNELNEVSKKIEKVTVEEAISDLPSLLPGEGKDLVKFRPKKVSKYLEQIRPENYDYLHHHVARNHNSLDKERYKHMSKNKWTLEELYENKAHLIHPKKRLFNNSYVVQFFDKPSKTIIAHLYKDGNQFIHPDHSQERTLTPREAARLQSFPDNFVFPCSKTQQYKQIGNAVPPLFAKQIAKVLKKFLSEKN, from the coding sequence ATGAAAAAGAAATATACATTTATAGATTTATTTGCAGGTGCTGGAGGTTTTGCTGAAGGATTTTATCAAGAGGGATATAAAGCTCTATCTCACGTAGAGTTTGATAAATATGCTTGTGATACTTTAAAAGAGAGAATGAGATTTTATAAATATAATGAAAATGAAATTGAAAAAGTTAAACCTACAGATATTACTAGTGAAAATATATTAAAAATAATTGATGATTGTGTTCAAGACAATGATGTTGATGTAATAATTGGTGGACCTCCTTGTCAATCTTTCTCATCGCAAGGTAAAGCTAGAGACCCCCATGGAATGAAAAAAGACCCAAGAAACTATTTATATGAGAATTATATTAAAGTATTAAATCACTATAAACCAAAATTTTTCGTTTTTGAAAATGTCAGTGGAATATTATCCACTAAAGTAAATGGTGAATTGATAATTCATAAAATTTATGAAGATATGAAAAAGAATTATAAAATAATAGAGGACAAAGATAAAATTCTTTTAAATGCAGTTGACTTTGGTGTTCCTCAAGAAAGGAAAAGAGTTATATTAATTGGTGTTAGAAGAGATTTAAATATTGATGTAAATGATGTATATAATGAATTGAATGAAGTTTCAAAGAAAATAGAGAAAGTAACAGTAGAAGAAGCAATTTCTGATTTACCTAGTTTATTACCAGGAGAGGGTAAAGATTTAGTGAAATTTAGACCTAAAAAAGTATCAAAGTATTTGGAACAAATTAGACCTGAGAATTATGATTATTTACATCATCATGTGGCAAGAAACCATAACAGTTTAGATAAAGAACGTTACAAACATATGAGTAAAAATAAATGGACTTTAGAAGAATTATATGAAAATAAAGCGCATTTAATTCATCCTAAAAAAAGATTATTTAACAATAGTTATGTTGTTCAATTTTTTGATAAACCATCAAAAACTATTATTGCACATTTGTATAAAGATGGTAATCAATTTATTCACCCAGATCATTCTCAAGAAAGAACATTAACACCAAGAGAAGCTGCAAGACTTCAATCTTTCCCAGATAATTTTGTTTTCCCTTGTTCTAAAACACAACAATATAAACAGATTGGTAATGCTGTCCCACCTTTATTTGCTAAACAAATTGCAAAAGTATTGAAAAAATTTTTAAGTGAGAAAAATTAG
- a CDS encoding helix-turn-helix domain-containing protein, with amino-acid sequence MEQFNDFEDFSEEQKEQFFKNIGKNVSRIRKKHKLSQLKLSQLIGHKSTSLVSGAEIYYNKQHFSLEHLALIAFVLNEDITEFFKSI; translated from the coding sequence ATGGAACAATTTAATGATTTTGAAGACTTTTCAGAAGAGCAAAAAGAACAATTTTTTAAAAATATTGGTAAGAATGTATCAAGAATAAGAAAAAAACATAAATTATCCCAGTTAAAACTTAGCCAACTAATAGGACATAAATCAACTTCTTTGGTAAGTGGAGCAGAAATTTATTATAATAAACAACATTTCTCATTAGAACATTTAGCTTTAATTGCTTTTGTATTAAATGAAGATATAACAGAATTTTTTAAATCTATATAA
- a CDS encoding TsoY family (seleno)protein, translating to MAKVSNLGEKYSPMYFLASLGSGGLAVSFFLYLNFLIPHKGVEMVSITHIMPFLQKGNFVSFLIAIAILITLFFIFKHFELLIWNIKEYGIFKKSVAFEKLKRTNSEVSLMAIPLTIGMSMNIVFILLALTLPILYDVIEYLLPVALVSFLVIGFFALKIYIEYFSHMIISGDFKANENNNFSQLIAIFAFAMISVGFSGPGAMSSNSAVSSIGIFFAVFFAIVAISLTFIKIILAMREILESGISKETSVSIWIMLPILTLLNIAFIRLTFGFYHHLVNDSVPSAWLFLITSSIFSLELIFAVVGYFVMKKLGYFKDYINGDKKSNLSFAIICPGVAFYVLGFFFIMAGLVKNNIITIFSPQFFIILAILVFVQYKTVRTFFKLEKKLIKQHA from the coding sequence ATGGCAAAAGTTAGTAATTTGGGCGAAAAATACTCACCAATGTATTTTTTAGCTTCATTAGGTTCAGGAGGATTAGCAGTATCTTTCTTTTTATATCTAAATTTTTTAATACCACATAAGGGCGTAGAAATGGTAAGTATTACTCATATTATGCCTTTTTTACAAAAAGGAAATTTTGTATCATTTTTGATTGCTATTGCAATACTTATTACACTTTTCTTTATCTTTAAACACTTTGAGTTACTTATTTGGAATATCAAAGAGTATGGTATTTTTAAAAAAAGTGTGGCATTTGAGAAACTAAAAAGAACAAATAGCGAAGTATCTTTGATGGCGATACCTCTTACTATTGGTATGAGTATGAATATAGTTTTTATTTTATTGGCTTTAACTTTACCAATTTTATATGATGTTATAGAGTATCTTTTACCTGTTGCTTTAGTTAGTTTTTTAGTTATTGGTTTTTTTGCTTTAAAAATCTATATTGAGTATTTTTCTCATATGATAATAAGTGGTGATTTTAAAGCTAATGAAAACAATAATTTTAGTCAACTAATAGCTATCTTTGCTTTTGCAATGATTTCTGTTGGGTTTTCAGGGCCTGGAGCTATGAGTAGTAATAGTGCTGTTTCAAGTATTGGAATATTTTTTGCAGTATTTTTTGCAATTGTTGCAATAAGTTTAACATTTATTAAAATAATCCTTGCAATGAGAGAAATTTTAGAGTCAGGAATAAGCAAAGAAACAAGTGTAAGTATATGGATAATGCTTCCTATATTAACTCTTTTAAATATTGCTTTTATTAGACTTACTTTTGGATTTTATCATCACTTAGTAAATGATAGTGTTCCTTCTGCTTGGTTGTTTTTGATAACTTCATCGATATTTTCACTAGAGTTGATTTTTGCAGTTGTAGGATACTTCGTAATGAAAAAACTTGGATATTTTAAAGACTATATAAATGGAGACAAAAAAAGTAATCTAAGCTTTGCAATCATCTGTCCAGGAGTTGCTTTTTATGTTTTAGGGTTCTTTTTTATTATGGCAGGACTTGTAAAAAATAATATTATTACTATATTCTCACCACAGTTTTTTATAATATTAGCTATTTTAGTTTTTGTTCAATATAAAACAGTAAGAACATTTTTTAAATTAGAAAAAAAACTTATAAAACAACACGCTTAA